A single region of the Streptomyces sp. NBC_01262 genome encodes:
- the dxr gene encoding 1-deoxy-D-xylulose-5-phosphate reductoisomerase: protein MTDSLADPHLRLPGHTPTGGRRDIVILGSTGSIGTQAIDVVLRNPDRFRVVALSAAGGRVGLLAEQAHRLGVRTVAVADEQAAGPLREALTARYAGEPLPEILAGPDAATELARAECHSVLNGITGSIGLRPTLAALEADRILILANKESLIVGGPLVKAVARPGQIVPVDSEHSALFQALMGGTRSEVRKLVVTASGGPFRGRTKEELAGVTPEQALAHPTWDMGPVVTINSATLVNKGLEVIEAHLLFDIPFDRIEVVVHPQSYIHSMVEFTDGSTLAQVSPPDMRMPIALGLGWPERVPDAAPGCDWTKAATWTFFPLDEEAFPSVALARRVGSLGGTAPAVFNAANEECVDAFLGGRLPFTGIVDTVAAVVEEHEPSIRGAAGTPLTVEDVLEAETWARARARELAAQQAQRATTEAAGV from the coding sequence ATGACGGACTCTCTCGCCGACCCGCACCTCCGCCTCCCCGGTCACACCCCGACCGGCGGCCGCCGGGACATAGTGATCCTCGGCTCGACCGGGTCGATCGGCACCCAGGCCATCGACGTCGTGCTGCGCAACCCCGACCGCTTCCGGGTCGTGGCCCTGTCCGCGGCCGGCGGCCGTGTCGGGCTGCTCGCCGAGCAGGCGCACCGGCTGGGCGTACGGACCGTGGCGGTCGCCGACGAGCAGGCGGCCGGGCCGCTGCGCGAGGCGCTCACGGCGCGGTACGCGGGCGAGCCGCTGCCGGAGATCCTGGCCGGGCCGGACGCGGCGACGGAGCTGGCGAGAGCGGAGTGCCACTCGGTGCTCAACGGGATCACGGGGTCGATCGGGCTGCGCCCGACGCTGGCCGCGCTGGAGGCGGACCGGATCCTGATCCTGGCCAACAAGGAGTCGCTGATCGTCGGCGGGCCGCTGGTGAAGGCCGTGGCCAGGCCCGGCCAGATCGTGCCGGTGGACTCCGAGCACTCGGCGCTGTTCCAGGCACTGATGGGCGGCACCCGCAGCGAGGTCCGCAAGCTGGTGGTCACCGCCTCCGGGGGCCCCTTCCGGGGGCGTACGAAGGAGGAGCTGGCCGGGGTCACCCCCGAGCAGGCGCTCGCGCACCCGACCTGGGACATGGGGCCGGTGGTGACGATCAACTCGGCGACGCTGGTGAACAAGGGCCTGGAGGTGATCGAGGCCCATCTGCTCTTCGACATTCCCTTCGATCGCATTGAGGTCGTCGTCCATCCGCAGTCGTATATCCACTCGATGGTGGAATTCACTGACGGCTCCACGCTGGCCCAGGTCAGCCCGCCCGACATGCGGATGCCGATCGCGCTGGGCCTGGGCTGGCCCGAGCGTGTGCCGGACGCCGCCCCGGGCTGCGACTGGACCAAGGCCGCGACCTGGACCTTCTTCCCGCTCGACGAAGAGGCCTTCCCGTCGGTGGCGCTCGCCCGCCGTGTCGGTAGCCTCGGGGGCACAGCGCCCGCGGTGTTCAACGCGGCCAACGAGGAGTGCGTCGACGCGTTCCTGGGCGGCCGCTTGCCGTTCACCGGGATCGTGGACACCGTCGCGGCGGTGGTGGAAGAGCACGAACCCTCGATCAGGGGAGCGGCGGGAACCCCGCTCACCGTCGAGGACGTCCTCGAAGCGGAGACCTGGGCACGAGCGCGGGCACGCGAACTGGCAGCACAGCAGGCACAGCGGGCGACTACGGAGGCTGCAGGCGTATGA
- a CDS encoding acyl-CoA dehydrogenase family protein, with translation MSTPAPTPQQVSASEARAVAEAAREQDWRKPSFAKELFLGRFRLDLIHPHPMPAPDDVERGEAFLAKLRDFCETIDTARIEREAKIPDEVVNGLKELGALGMKIDTKYGGLGLTQVYYNKALALVGSANPALGALLSAHQSIGVPQPLKLFGTPEQKEKFLPRCARTDISAFLLTEPDVGSDPARLATSAVPTEDGSEYVLDGVKLWTTNGVVADLLVVMARVPKSEGHKGGITAFVVETAADGVTVENRNAFMGLRGLENGVTRFHQVRVPAGNRIGPEGAGLKIALTTLNTGRLSLPAMCVGAGKWCLKIAREWSAVREQWGAPIAKHEAVGSKIAFIAATTFALEAVLDLSSQMADENRNDIRIEAALAKLYGSEMAWLMADELVQIRGGRGFETAESLAARGERAVPAEQILRDLRINRIFEGSTEIMHLLIAREAVDAHLSVAGDLIDPAKSLGDKARAGAKAGGFYARWLPKLVAGPGQLPRSYAEFGELAGHLRYVERGSRKLARSTFYAMSRWQGRMETKQGFLGRIVDIGAELFAMSAACVRADMLGTPAARQLADAFCRQSRIRVEELFGRLWTNTDAIDARVVDGVLGGAYTWLEEGIVDPSGEGPWIADATPGPSKAENLHRPIR, from the coding sequence ATGTCCACGCCCGCCCCCACCCCCCAGCAGGTTTCCGCGAGCGAGGCGCGCGCGGTCGCCGAGGCAGCCCGTGAACAGGACTGGCGCAAGCCCAGCTTCGCCAAGGAACTGTTCCTGGGCCGCTTCCGGCTCGACCTGATCCACCCGCACCCCATGCCCGCGCCGGACGACGTCGAGCGCGGCGAGGCCTTCCTGGCCAAGCTGCGTGACTTCTGCGAGACGATCGACACCGCCCGTATCGAGCGCGAGGCGAAGATCCCCGACGAGGTCGTCAACGGGCTCAAGGAGCTCGGCGCCCTCGGCATGAAGATCGACACCAAGTACGGCGGCCTCGGCCTCACCCAGGTGTACTACAACAAGGCCCTGGCCCTGGTCGGCTCGGCGAACCCCGCTCTCGGCGCGCTGCTGTCCGCCCATCAGTCGATCGGCGTACCGCAGCCGCTCAAACTTTTCGGCACCCCGGAGCAGAAGGAGAAGTTCCTGCCGCGCTGCGCGCGCACGGACATCAGCGCCTTCCTGCTCACCGAGCCCGACGTCGGCTCCGACCCGGCCCGGCTCGCCACCTCCGCGGTCCCCACCGAGGACGGCTCGGAGTACGTCCTGGACGGCGTCAAGCTGTGGACCACCAACGGCGTGGTCGCCGACCTGCTCGTCGTCATGGCCAGGGTCCCCAAGTCGGAGGGCCACAAGGGCGGCATCACGGCCTTCGTCGTCGAGACCGCCGCGGACGGCGTCACCGTGGAGAACCGCAACGCCTTCATGGGCCTGCGCGGCCTGGAGAACGGCGTCACCCGCTTCCACCAGGTCCGGGTCCCGGCAGGCAACCGCATCGGCCCCGAGGGCGCGGGCCTGAAGATCGCGCTCACCACTCTCAACACCGGCCGCCTCTCGCTCCCGGCGATGTGCGTCGGCGCGGGCAAGTGGTGCCTGAAGATCGCCCGTGAGTGGTCCGCCGTTCGCGAGCAGTGGGGCGCGCCGATCGCGAAGCACGAGGCCGTCGGCTCCAAGATCGCCTTCATCGCGGCCACCACCTTCGCCCTCGAAGCCGTCCTCGACCTCTCCTCCCAGATGGCCGACGAGAACCGCAACGACATCCGCATCGAGGCCGCTCTCGCCAAGCTCTACGGCAGCGAGATGGCCTGGCTCATGGCGGACGAGCTGGTCCAGATCCGGGGCGGCCGCGGCTTCGAGACGGCCGAATCGCTCGCCGCGCGCGGCGAGCGGGCCGTCCCGGCCGAGCAGATCCTGCGCGACCTGCGCATCAACCGCATCTTCGAGGGCTCCACCGAGATCATGCACCTGCTCATCGCCCGCGAGGCCGTCGACGCCCACCTCTCCGTCGCCGGCGACCTCATCGACCCCGCCAAGTCCCTCGGCGACAAGGCCCGCGCCGGCGCCAAAGCGGGCGGCTTCTACGCCCGCTGGCTCCCCAAGCTCGTCGCCGGCCCCGGCCAGCTCCCGCGCTCCTACGCCGAGTTCGGCGAGCTGGCCGGTCACCTGCGCTACGTGGAGCGCGGCTCGCGCAAGCTGGCCCGCTCGACCTTCTACGCGATGTCCCGTTGGCAGGGCCGCATGGAGACCAAGCAGGGCTTCCTCGGCCGCATCGTCGACATCGGCGCCGAGCTCTTCGCCATGAGCGCCGCCTGCGTGCGCGCCGACATGCTCGGCACACCCGCCGCCCGTCAGCTCGCCGACGCGTTCTGCCGCCAGTCCCGGATCCGCGTCGAGGAACTCTTCGGCCGCCTGTGGACCAACACCGACGCCATCGACGCCCGCGTCGTGGACGGCGTCCTCGGCGGTGCCTACACCTGGCTCGAAGAGGGCATCGTCGACCCCTCCGGCGAGGGACCGTGGATCGCGGACGCCACACCGGGGCCGTCCAAGGCGGAGAACCTCCACCGGCCCATCCGCTGA
- a CDS encoding GNAT family N-acetyltransferase: MLTTTTTRVLEPGDLEAALEVLGRDPVANAFVASRVNVAGLDPWRLGGEMWGWYAGGRLTSLCYAGANLVPICAVPEAIRAFAERARRTGRRCSSIVGPAGPTAELWSLLEPSWGPAREVRTRQPLMVTRSLPADIAPDPHVRRVRRDEIDVIMPACVSMFTEEVGVSPLAGDGGLLYQARVAELVTTGRSFARIEDGRVVFKAEIGAVTRHACQIQGVWVAPEHRGRGLSETGMSAVLHYALRDVAPVVSLYVNDYNTPARAAYHRVGFTEVGAFMSVLF, from the coding sequence GTGTTGACGACGACCACCACGAGAGTCCTGGAGCCCGGCGACCTCGAAGCCGCTCTGGAGGTGCTGGGCCGCGACCCGGTCGCCAACGCCTTCGTCGCGTCGCGGGTGAACGTGGCGGGCCTGGACCCGTGGCGGCTCGGCGGCGAGATGTGGGGCTGGTACGCGGGCGGACGGCTGACCTCGCTCTGCTACGCCGGAGCCAACCTCGTCCCCATCTGCGCCGTCCCCGAGGCGATCCGGGCCTTCGCCGAGCGCGCCCGCCGCACCGGCCGCCGCTGCTCGTCCATCGTCGGCCCGGCCGGGCCCACCGCCGAACTGTGGTCCCTGCTGGAGCCGAGCTGGGGCCCGGCCCGCGAGGTCCGCACCCGCCAGCCGCTGATGGTCACCCGCTCGCTGCCCGCCGACATCGCGCCCGATCCGCACGTCCGCCGGGTCCGGCGCGACGAGATCGACGTGATCATGCCCGCCTGCGTCTCGATGTTCACCGAAGAGGTCGGCGTCTCCCCGCTCGCCGGCGACGGCGGCCTGCTCTACCAGGCCCGCGTCGCCGAACTCGTCACCACCGGGCGGTCCTTCGCCCGCATAGAGGACGGCCGGGTGGTCTTCAAGGCCGAGATCGGCGCGGTCACCCGGCACGCCTGCCAGATCCAGGGCGTCTGGGTCGCCCCCGAACACCGCGGCCGGGGCCTGAGCGAGACCGGGATGTCCGCCGTACTCCACTACGCGCTGCGTGATGTCGCGCCGGTCGTCAGCCTCTACGTCAACGACTACAACACCCCGGCCCGCGCGGCGTACCACCGGGTCGGCTTCACCGAGGTCGGCGCGTTCATGAGCGTGCTGTTCTAG
- a CDS encoding aldehyde dehydrogenase family protein, translating to MTTATPTPTAFWLAGRPATGEDSFDVTNAWDGRVVAAVSVPTDAQVEEAVAAARAAEAAFAATPAHVRSAALDHVAKRLGERAEEIALLISAENGKPVKWARGEVGRAVSVFRWASEEARRFNSGEAQRLDTDAGGVGRLALTRRFPRGSVLGIAPFNFPLNLVAHKVAPAIAVGAPIILKPAPATPLSALVLGEILAETEGLPAGSWSVLPVPNDRMPALVQDERLPVISFTGSDKVGYAIMDSVPRKHVTLELGGNAAAVVLADWSSEEDLEWAATRIATFANYQGGQSCISVQRVIADASVYDRLAEKVVAKVRAQVTGDPADDATDVGPLVDVRAAERVASWVDDAVTKGAKLLTGGTREGASYAPTVLAEVPGDAIVATEEVFGPVLSLQKVDGTDEAFAAVNESRYGLQSGVFTHDLQTAFRAHRELQVGGVIIGDAPSYRADQMPYGGVKDSGVGREGVKYAMEDYTYERVLVLTGLAL from the coding sequence GTGACCACCGCCACCCCCACCCCCACCGCGTTCTGGCTCGCCGGCCGACCGGCCACCGGCGAGGACAGCTTCGACGTCACGAACGCGTGGGACGGCCGGGTCGTCGCCGCCGTCAGCGTGCCGACCGACGCGCAGGTGGAGGAGGCCGTGGCGGCCGCCCGGGCCGCCGAGGCGGCGTTCGCGGCGACCCCGGCGCACGTACGGTCCGCCGCGCTGGACCATGTGGCGAAGCGGCTCGGCGAGCGGGCCGAGGAGATCGCGCTGCTGATCAGCGCCGAGAACGGCAAGCCGGTGAAGTGGGCCCGCGGCGAGGTCGGGCGCGCGGTCTCGGTGTTCCGGTGGGCGTCGGAGGAGGCCCGCCGGTTCAACAGCGGTGAGGCGCAGCGGCTGGACACCGACGCGGGCGGGGTGGGCCGGCTGGCGCTGACCCGGCGGTTCCCGCGCGGCAGCGTGCTGGGCATCGCGCCGTTCAACTTCCCGCTGAACCTGGTGGCGCACAAGGTCGCCCCGGCGATCGCGGTCGGCGCCCCGATCATCCTCAAGCCCGCCCCGGCGACCCCGCTCTCCGCACTGGTCCTCGGCGAGATCCTGGCGGAGACCGAGGGCCTTCCGGCCGGCTCGTGGAGCGTGCTGCCGGTGCCGAACGACCGGATGCCCGCCCTCGTACAGGACGAGCGACTGCCGGTCATCTCCTTCACCGGCTCGGACAAGGTCGGCTACGCGATCATGGATTCCGTGCCGCGCAAGCACGTCACCCTGGAGCTGGGCGGCAACGCCGCGGCCGTCGTCCTGGCCGACTGGTCCTCCGAGGAGGACCTGGAGTGGGCCGCGACCCGCATCGCGACCTTCGCCAACTACCAGGGCGGCCAGTCCTGCATCTCCGTGCAGCGGGTCATCGCCGACGCGTCCGTCTACGACCGCCTCGCCGAGAAGGTCGTCGCCAAGGTGCGCGCCCAGGTCACCGGCGACCCGGCCGACGACGCGACCGACGTCGGCCCGCTGGTCGACGTCCGCGCCGCCGAGCGCGTCGCGTCCTGGGTCGACGACGCCGTCACCAAGGGCGCCAAACTCCTCACCGGCGGCACCCGCGAGGGCGCCTCCTACGCGCCCACCGTCCTCGCCGAGGTCCCGGGCGACGCGATCGTGGCCACCGAGGAGGTCTTCGGCCCGGTGCTGTCCCTGCAGAAGGTGGACGGCACGGACGAGGCGTTCGCCGCCGTCAACGAGTCCCGCTACGGCCTGCAGAGCGGCGTGTTCACCCACGACCTGCAGACCGCCTTCCGCGCGCACCGCGAGCTCCAGGTCGGCGGCGTCATCATCGGCGACGCGCCCTCCTACCGCGCCGACCAGATGCCGTACGGCGGCGTCAAGGACTCCGGCGTCGGCCGCGAGGGCGTGAAGTACGCCATGGAGGACTACACCTACGAGCGGGTGCTGGTCCTGACGGGCCTGGCCCTGTAG
- the ispG gene encoding flavodoxin-dependent (E)-4-hydroxy-3-methylbut-2-enyl-diphosphate synthase — MTAISLGIPSVPIKLADRRPSRKIQVGSVAVGGDAPVSVQSMTTTVTADIGATLQQIAELTASGCQIVRVACPTQDDADALATIARKSQIPVIADIHFQPKYVFAAIDAGCAAVRVNPGNIKQFDDKVKEIAKAAAAAGTPIRIGVNAGSLDKRLLAKYGKATPEALVESALWECSLFEEHGFRDIKISVKHNDPVIMVNAYRQLAAQCDYPLHLGVTEAGPAFQGTIKSAVAFGALLSEGIGDTIRVSLSAPPAEEVKVGLQILESLNLKQRRLEIVSCPSCGRAQVDVYKLADQVTAGLEGMEVPLRVAVMGCVVNGPGEAREADLGVASGNGKGQIFVKGEVIKTVPESKIVETLIEEALKLAEQMEADGVMSGEPQVSIS, encoded by the coding sequence ATGACCGCGATTTCGCTCGGGATCCCGTCCGTTCCGATCAAGCTCGCCGACCGCCGACCGAGCCGCAAGATCCAGGTCGGATCGGTGGCCGTCGGCGGTGACGCTCCGGTCTCCGTCCAGTCCATGACCACCACCGTCACGGCGGACATCGGCGCCACCCTCCAGCAGATCGCCGAGCTGACCGCCTCCGGCTGCCAGATCGTGCGGGTCGCCTGCCCGACGCAGGACGACGCGGACGCGCTCGCCACGATCGCGAGGAAGTCGCAGATCCCGGTGATCGCCGACATCCACTTCCAGCCGAAGTACGTCTTCGCCGCGATCGACGCGGGCTGCGCGGCGGTCCGCGTCAACCCCGGCAACATCAAGCAGTTCGACGACAAGGTCAAGGAGATCGCCAAGGCCGCCGCCGCGGCCGGCACCCCGATCCGGATCGGCGTCAACGCCGGCTCCCTGGACAAGCGGCTGCTCGCCAAGTACGGCAAGGCCACGCCCGAGGCGCTGGTGGAGTCCGCGCTGTGGGAGTGCTCGCTGTTCGAGGAGCACGGCTTCCGCGACATCAAGATCTCCGTCAAGCACAACGACCCGGTCATCATGGTCAACGCCTACCGGCAGCTCGCCGCCCAGTGCGACTACCCGCTGCACCTGGGCGTCACCGAGGCCGGACCCGCATTCCAGGGCACCATCAAGTCGGCCGTGGCCTTCGGGGCGCTGCTGAGCGAGGGCATCGGCGACACGATCCGCGTATCGCTGTCCGCCCCTCCGGCGGAGGAGGTCAAGGTCGGCCTTCAGATCCTGGAGTCCCTCAACCTCAAGCAGCGCCGCCTGGAGATCGTCTCCTGCCCGTCGTGCGGGCGGGCCCAGGTCGACGTCTACAAGCTCGCCGACCAGGTCACCGCCGGTCTGGAGGGCATGGAGGTCCCGCTGCGCGTCGCCGTCATGGGCTGCGTCGTCAACGGCCCCGGCGAGGCCCGCGAGGCCGACCTCGGCGTCGCCTCCGGCAACGGCAAGGGCCAGATCTTCGTCAAGGGCGAGGTCATCAAGACCGTCCCCGAGTCCAAGATCGTCGAGACCCTCATCGAAGAGGCCCTGAAGCTCGCCGAGCAGATGGAAGCGGATGGCGTCATGTCCGGCGAACCCCAGGTCAGCATCAGCTAG
- a CDS encoding M50 family metallopeptidase — translation MTALMTVIGIVVFFFGLLISIAWHELGHLSTAKLFKIRVPQYMVGFGPTLWSRHKGETEYGVKWIPLGGYIRMIGMFPPGNDGRVTARSTSPFRSMIEDARAASYEEVKPGDEDRLFYTRKPWKRVIVMFAGPFMNLILAFVLFLLVLMGFGQATQTTTVSQVSDCVISQSDEAALKAKNPCASNKYAESPAKKAGLLAGDRILSFNGTSVDVTQWSVLQEQIRKTTGPATITVLRKGQTVTLHADLIKNKVTKTDGNGGYAEGEYVTAGFLGFTPANEVVQLGFGQSIDRMGDMAQSGVESLAALPSKVPDLWNAVFNGAERKQDSPVGMIGAARIGGDVLAMHIPATQRIAFFLSLLAGINLSLFLFNMLPLLPLDGGHIAGALWESVRRNIARVFRRPDPGPFDVAKLMPVAYVIAGIFICFTALVMAADLINPVRLT, via the coding sequence ATGACGGCACTCATGACGGTTATCGGGATCGTCGTATTCTTCTTCGGCCTCCTGATCTCCATCGCCTGGCACGAGCTCGGCCACCTCTCCACCGCCAAGCTCTTCAAGATCCGCGTGCCGCAGTACATGGTCGGCTTCGGCCCGACCCTGTGGTCCCGGCACAAGGGGGAGACCGAGTACGGCGTCAAGTGGATCCCGCTCGGCGGCTACATCCGCATGATCGGGATGTTCCCGCCCGGGAACGACGGCCGGGTGACGGCACGGTCCACTTCGCCCTTTCGCAGCATGATCGAGGACGCCCGCGCAGCGTCGTACGAGGAGGTCAAGCCGGGCGACGAGGACCGGCTGTTCTACACGCGCAAGCCGTGGAAGCGCGTCATCGTCATGTTCGCCGGGCCGTTCATGAACCTGATCCTGGCCTTTGTGCTGTTCCTGCTGGTCCTGATGGGCTTCGGCCAGGCGACCCAGACCACGACCGTCAGCCAGGTCTCGGACTGCGTCATCTCGCAGTCCGACGAGGCGGCCCTCAAGGCCAAGAACCCCTGCGCCAGCAACAAGTACGCCGAGTCGCCGGCCAAGAAGGCCGGCCTGCTGGCGGGCGACCGGATCCTGTCCTTCAACGGCACCTCGGTCGACGTCACCCAGTGGTCCGTGCTCCAGGAGCAGATCCGCAAGACCACCGGCCCGGCCACGATCACCGTGCTGCGCAAGGGCCAGACCGTCACCCTGCACGCCGACCTGATCAAGAACAAGGTCACCAAGACCGACGGCAACGGCGGCTACGCCGAGGGCGAGTACGTGACTGCCGGGTTCCTCGGCTTCACCCCCGCCAACGAGGTCGTCCAGCTCGGATTCGGCCAGTCCATCGACCGGATGGGCGACATGGCCCAGAGCGGCGTCGAGTCGCTCGCCGCCCTGCCGTCCAAGGTCCCCGACCTGTGGAACGCGGTCTTCAACGGCGCCGAGCGCAAGCAGGACTCCCCGGTCGGCATGATCGGCGCGGCCCGCATCGGCGGCGACGTCCTGGCCATGCACATCCCGGCCACCCAGCGGATCGCCTTCTTCCTGAGCCTGCTCGCCGGGATCAACCTCTCCCTCTTCCTGTTCAACATGCTCCCGCTGCTCCCGCTCGACGGCGGGCACATCGCGGGCGCGCTGTGGGAGTCCGTACGCCGCAACATCGCCAGGGTCTTCCGGCGGCCCGACCCCGGCCCCTTCGACGTGGCCAAGCTGATGCCGGTCGCCTATGTCATCGCCGGAATCTTCATCTGCTTCACGGCCCTGGTGATGGCCGCGGATCTCATCAATCCGGTGCGTTTGACCTAG
- a CDS encoding PucR family transcriptional regulator — protein MPPTLASLLRNPALKLTVLAGGDRLQAPVRWVHTSELDDPGPYLEGGELLLTTGMKLEAGDAAGLDGYVRRLAGAGVVGLGFGVGVSHDAVPGPLVAAAAEHGLPLLEVPRRTPFIAISKAVSAAIAAEEYHAVTAGFEAQRDLTRAALAPDGTGALLARLAAHLDGWAALYDPSGAVLASAPEWAGRRAARLAGEIDRLRDKPAPASAAVAGPAGTEDRVELQSLGTGRRPRGYLAVGTEERLDTQARYIVNAAVALLTLSLEQSRAQQDTGQRLGGALLRMLLAGEPGHARTVAGRLYGDLLDVPVRILVAEGEAETVTLLAERVDAAAARAAEPVLAVRDGDRLTVLAAEAGAVLPVCADLAETDEALAAGLSAAAPGPGDVPAAHAQAERALAVARRSGRSLVEFDEVGSGSVLPLLGDDAVRAFAEGLLRPLRDHDAHARGDLVASLQAWLSRHGQWDAAAADLGVHRHTLRYRIRRIEEILGRSLDDPDVRMELWLALKATG, from the coding sequence GTGCCCCCCACCCTGGCCTCACTGCTGCGCAACCCGGCACTCAAGCTGACCGTCCTCGCCGGAGGCGACCGGCTCCAGGCGCCCGTGCGCTGGGTGCACACCAGCGAGCTGGACGACCCGGGGCCGTATCTCGAAGGCGGCGAGCTGCTGCTGACGACCGGGATGAAGCTGGAGGCCGGGGACGCCGCCGGGCTGGACGGTTACGTCCGCAGGCTCGCGGGCGCCGGGGTCGTGGGCCTGGGCTTCGGGGTCGGGGTGAGCCACGACGCCGTACCGGGGCCGCTGGTCGCCGCGGCGGCCGAGCACGGGCTGCCGTTGCTGGAGGTGCCGCGCCGGACGCCGTTCATCGCCATCAGCAAGGCCGTGTCGGCGGCCATCGCGGCCGAGGAGTACCACGCGGTGACCGCGGGCTTCGAGGCGCAGCGCGATCTGACCAGGGCGGCGCTCGCCCCGGACGGCACGGGCGCCCTGCTGGCCCGGCTCGCGGCCCACCTGGACGGCTGGGCGGCCCTGTACGACCCGTCCGGGGCGGTGCTGGCCTCGGCGCCGGAGTGGGCGGGGCGCCGGGCGGCCCGGCTGGCCGGGGAGATCGACCGGCTGCGCGACAAGCCCGCCCCGGCGAGCGCGGCGGTGGCGGGACCTGCGGGCACGGAGGACCGGGTCGAGCTGCAGTCGCTGGGCACGGGCCGCCGCCCGCGCGGCTATCTGGCCGTCGGGACCGAGGAGCGGCTCGACACCCAGGCCCGCTACATCGTGAACGCCGCCGTGGCCCTGCTCACGCTCTCGCTGGAGCAGTCGCGCGCGCAGCAGGACACCGGACAGCGCCTCGGCGGGGCGCTGCTGCGCATGCTGCTCGCCGGCGAGCCCGGGCACGCCCGCACGGTCGCGGGGCGCCTGTACGGGGACCTGCTGGACGTCCCGGTCCGGATCCTGGTCGCCGAGGGGGAGGCCGAGACCGTCACCCTCCTCGCGGAACGCGTGGACGCGGCCGCCGCGCGCGCCGCCGAGCCGGTCCTCGCCGTCCGCGACGGCGACCGCCTAACGGTCCTCGCCGCCGAGGCCGGGGCGGTCCTCCCCGTGTGCGCGGACCTCGCCGAGACCGACGAGGCCCTCGCCGCGGGCCTTTCCGCCGCGGCCCCCGGACCCGGCGACGTACCGGCCGCGCATGCGCAGGCCGAGCGCGCCCTCGCCGTCGCCCGCCGCAGCGGCCGCAGCCTCGTCGAGTTCGACGAGGTCGGCTCCGGCTCCGTCCTGCCCCTGCTCGGCGACGATGCCGTCCGCGCCTTCGCCGAGGGCCTGCTGCGCCCCCTGCGCGACCACGACGCCCACGCGCGCGGCGACCTCGTCGCCTCCCTCCAGGCCTGGCTCTCCCGCCACGGCCAGTGGGACGCGGCCGCCGCCGACCTCGGGGTCCACCGGCACACCCTGCGCTACCGCATACGGAGGATCGAGGAGATCCTCGGCCGTTCGCTGGACGACCCGGATGTGCGGATGGAGCTGTGGCTGGCCCTGAAGGCCACCGGCTGA